The Klebsiella sp. RIT-PI-d genomic sequence CAGCTTCACGGCCATATGGCCTAATCCTCCGAGGCCCACAACACCAACGCGATCGCCTGCAGTAACGTTGAAATGGCGCAGCGGAGACCAGACAGTCACACCCGCACATAACAGCGGAGCAACCCCGGCAAGCGACAGGTTACGCGGTACAGAAACAACAAAATGTTGATCGACAATCACGCTCTGGGCATAGCCGCCCCGGGTTCTTTCGCCGGTATATTTATCCATGCCATTGTAAGTAGCCGTAAAGCCGGCTTCACAGTACTGTTCTTCATGGTTCTTGCAGAAATGGCATTCGCGGCAAGAGTCGACCATCACGCCCACACCGACGATATCACCGGGTTTAAAATGGGTGGCCTCGTCGCCAACGTCTATCACTCGCCCGACAATCTCATGCCCTGGCACTAGTGGATATTGACTTACTGCCCATTCGTTACGCGCCATATGGAGATCGGAGTGGCACACGCCGCAATAGAGGATCTCAATTTTGACATCCTGCTTCTGTAACGGGCGCAGCGAAATCTGGCCTGATAGTAAGGGTTGTGTCGCGTCATGTGCTACTAATGCATTGATTTTCATCTCACCTCAAGAATGTGCTGGTTTAGGCTAACTCAAGGAGGCAGACTATAGTCAACAGGATCCCATATTGATAGTAGTTACCATTTGGTTACCATAAGCAGAGGACAGAACAGTGCCAGCCTGGGTTGAAGGTAAACTTTATTTCTATGCGGACTCGCCGCCGCGCCGTCTGATGGAACTCTTTTCCGGTAAATGGAGCACAATGGTGCTCCACGCGCTGTATCACTGGCCGGATGAACGCGCGCGTACCGGCGAGTTACAGCGTAGCCTGCAGGGAATTTCTAAGAAAATGCTGTTCCAGACGCTGAAAGAGTTAGAACTGCGAGGTTTGATTATCCGCCATGTGTACGACGTGATCCCACCCAAAGTCGACTACCGACTGACCCCCCTGGGCAGAACCTTTGCCGAACCTATTGAGCAAATGTACCAATGGGGGTTAGAAAACCAGGCTGCACTCGATGAAATGGAAACCTGTTATCAGGCGGCGTCCAGTTAACCGCTTTGCAACACCATTATGCTGCTATGAGCGAACAGCGGACATTGACCCCTGCCCAATCACCGCCAGACAGCCGCAATTAAGCGTCTCGGTGTAGATGAAAGTCTGGGGGGCTTCTGTATCATCCGCAGCCATACAAAATATGTCCAGAGTGCTGGTCAGACTCTATTGGACATGAACAGACCGCAACAGCTGACCTGCACTGCATCCGATCATGAAAGAGATTCACGTTACCTTGAGATATGGTCACTTCCTCTTGCTTCGCGTTTCTGGCAAAACTATAGCGGAAGGGTAACGGTAACACTTCACGTTGCACATGCATTGCCAGGGCTCGCGCCCCTCCGGACAAGTACGCCTGTACGCGCCGGGGATCTGCTTACTTGCCACCCTTGCTTGACTCGAATTATGTCGAGTACAGAGGCGCTACAATTTTATAACAGACGTCGGATGCGGGTTCTATGACTACACAATTCACTTTCACGATTAAGAGCGGGCGTTTTGACGAACATTATAACCCCTCCGAAAGTACGCGTATCACCACTAACTTTGCCAATCTGGCAAGAGGTCAGAATCGTCAGCAGAATCTGCGTAATACTCTGGCGATGATCAACAATCGTTTTAACAGCTTAGCCAGCTGGGATAATCCTGAAAGCGATCGTTATGCCGTTGAACTGGATATTATTTCCGTGACGATGAATATCGACGGTAGTGGTAACACCTTTCCGGCAATAGAAATATTGAACACCACGATCGTCGATAAAAAAACCGATCGGCGCATCGCAGGGATTACCGGTAATAATTTCTCTTCCTACGTGCGCGATTATGACTTTAGCGTGCGTCTGTTGGACCATAATAAAAACCAGTCAGCATTCACTATTCCGGATGATTTTGGTGACCTGCACGGCACAATATTCAAGCATTTTGTCAGCTCTGATAAATACAAAAATGCGTTTGAAAAACCACCGGTGATCTGCCTGAGTGTGTCCAATAAAAACGCGTATTATCGCACCGGAAATCACCATCCTGTTTTGGGATTCGAATACCAGCAGGATGGCACATCGCTGACTGAAACCTATTTCAAAAAAATGGGCCTGCAGGTGCGGTACTTCATGCCGTCAGGTAGCGTTGCGCCGTTCGCCTTCTTCTTTATTGGCGATCTGCTTAGTGATTACAGCAATCTGGAACTTATCAGCACTATCAGCACGATGGAAACGTTCCAGAAGATTTATCGCCCGGAGATTTATAACGCAAACGCCGCAGCGGGCCTGCATTATCAGCCCAACCTGAATAATCAGGATCACTCATTAACCAAAATTGTTTACGATCGCGAAGAGCGTAGCCAGCTGGCGATTGAGCAGGGCAAGTTTACGGAAAAACATTTTATCGAACCCTACAGGGATATTCTTGCGCAATGGTCCGCCCGCTGCCCGCTTTGATTTATTAAAAATATAAGGTCACCTGCTATGAAAACATTGCTCCCCACGTCTACCGCCGGCAGCTTGCCTAAACCCTCCTGGCTGGCCCAGCCTGAAACGCTCTGGTCGCCGTGGAAACTGCAGAAAGAAGAACTTATCGCCGGCAAACAGGATGCGCTGCGCTTGTCTCTTGATGAACAGTTACGGGCCGGAATTGATATTGTCAGCGACGGCGAGCAGACCCGTCAGCACTTTGTCACCACCTTTATCGAACATCTGAGCGGCGTCGATTTCGAGAAACGCGAAACCGTCAGAATTCGTAATCGTTACGATGCCAGCGTCCCGACCGTTGTGGGTGCCGTGGAGCGTCAGAGACCGGTATTTGTTGAAGATGCACGCTATTTACGCCAGTTGACGAACCAGCCAATCAAATGGGCGTTACCGGGGCCGATGACGATGATCGATACCCTTTACGATAATCACTATAAAAGCCGTGAAAAGCTCGCCTGGGAGTTTGCTAAAATTCTCAATCAAGAAGCCCGTGAATTAGAGGCGGCAGGCGTGGATATTATCCAGTTCGACGAACCGGCGTTTAATGTGTTTTTCGATGAGGTCAACGACTGGGGCATTGCCGCCCTGGAAAGAGCTATCGAAGGGCTTAAGTGCGAAACCGCCGTACACATCTGCTATGGCTATGGGATCAAAGCCAACACCGACTGGAAAAAGACGCTGGGTTCAGAATGGCGTCAGTACGAACAGGCGTTCCCGAAACTGCAAGCCTCAGGTATCGATATTATCTCGCTGGAGTGTCATAACTCCCGGGTACCAATGGATCTCCTTGAACTGATTCGTGGCAAAAAAGTGATGGTCGGGGCTATTGATGTGGCGACCAGTGCGGTTGAAACCCCGGAGGAGGTTGCTGATACGCTGCGTAAAGCGCTGCAGTTCGTCGATGCCGATAAGCTCTATCCCTGCACCAACTGCGGAATGGCTCCACTGTCGCGTCAAGTCGCCAACGGCAAACTTAAGGCCTTAAGCGCAGGCGCGGATATTATTCGCCGCGAGATTCTGGATAGATAAATCTGACGCACGACGAAAATAATAAACCTGTCTGGCGACCGGCACGTTCGCCAGACACTCTGAAAGCTTTGTCCTGGTTCAGGTATACTATGCCTGGATAGCGCGCGGCGGCCTGCTGTTCGCTATCGTTGATTCACTGCCTGTTCTTGCATTGCGAATTGCTGCTTTTCGGGCCATTGTGCTCAGCCTGCGGCGCTCAACCCAGGTCCTGAACGACTCACTGATTGATTCCTTTCTGATATTATTAGGCTTTATATCTATAAAACCACAGGGCTGTTTCAGCGCGGTTTATTTTTATCGCCGCACGCCTGTGATATTATTTAATTATTGATGGTACTAATGCGGAAATTATTATTGCTTATTCTGTTACTGATCTAATATCGGCTGGTGTTGCCAGGTTCTGTATGACTTTCCTAAAGATTTATCCTGGTGCTGGCATTTATCGGTAGCAAAGTACGTTTTAAGTGCCCGTTTGCAGGTATATATAACGCTCTACCCTTATATAGCACCTGGCGAGTATGTTTAACCCGCGCGATGAGTTGTGGTCAAGGAGCTGAACCGATGGTTCGCCAGTTAGCATTTTTTCAAAAATATGGTCCGGTGATTACGCCAGGGCGTGCCGCCTTGCATGCATTACTCTTCAGCATGGTGGCGAGTCTGACAGGCTGTGTGCAGGCCGGGGCACCCGCTTTATCCCTTATAGGTTCGTTTGTTCCTTACTGGAT encodes the following:
- a CDS encoding methionine synthase, with the translated sequence MKTLLPTSTAGSLPKPSWLAQPETLWSPWKLQKEELIAGKQDALRLSLDEQLRAGIDIVSDGEQTRQHFVTTFIEHLSGVDFEKRETVRIRNRYDASVPTVVGAVERQRPVFVEDARYLRQLTNQPIKWALPGPMTMIDTLYDNHYKSREKLAWEFAKILNQEARELEAAGVDIIQFDEPAFNVFFDEVNDWGIAALERAIEGLKCETAVHICYGYGIKANTDWKKTLGSEWRQYEQAFPKLQASGIDIISLECHNSRVPMDLLELIRGKKVMVGAIDVATSAVETPEEVADTLRKALQFVDADKLYPCTNCGMAPLSRQVANGKLKALSAGADIIRREILDR
- a CDS encoding YtcA family lipoprotein is translated as MLAFIGSKVRFKCPFAGIYNALPLYSTWRVCLTRAMSCGQGAEPMVRQLAFFQKYGPVITPGRAALHALLFSMVASLTGCVQAGAPALSLIGSFVPYWIFCVALALILTIVIRVVFIKWGIDDVMPVRLVVYFCLMLTLTFIFSLFFL
- a CDS encoding DUF1852 domain-containing protein — translated: MTTQFTFTIKSGRFDEHYNPSESTRITTNFANLARGQNRQQNLRNTLAMINNRFNSLASWDNPESDRYAVELDIISVTMNIDGSGNTFPAIEILNTTIVDKKTDRRIAGITGNNFSSYVRDYDFSVRLLDHNKNQSAFTIPDDFGDLHGTIFKHFVSSDKYKNAFEKPPVICLSVSNKNAYYRTGNHHPVLGFEYQQDGTSLTETYFKKMGLQVRYFMPSGSVAPFAFFFIGDLLSDYSNLELISTISTMETFQKIYRPEIYNANAAAGLHYQPNLNNQDHSLTKIVYDREERSQLAIEQGKFTEKHFIEPYRDILAQWSARCPL
- a CDS encoding winged helix-turn-helix transcriptional regulator, with the protein product MPAWVEGKLYFYADSPPRRLMELFSGKWSTMVLHALYHWPDERARTGELQRSLQGISKKMLFQTLKELELRGLIIRHVYDVIPPKVDYRLTPLGRTFAEPIEQMYQWGLENQAALDEMETCYQAASS
- a CDS encoding NAD(P)-dependent alcohol dehydrogenase, which produces MKINALVAHDATQPLLSGQISLRPLQKQDVKIEILYCGVCHSDLHMARNEWAVSQYPLVPGHEIVGRVIDVGDEATHFKPGDIVGVGVMVDSCRECHFCKNHEEQYCEAGFTATYNGMDKYTGERTRGGYAQSVIVDQHFVVSVPRNLSLAGVAPLLCAGVTVWSPLRHFNVTAGDRVGVVGLGGLGHMAVKLASAMGAEVTLFTTSPEKGEDARRLGAKRVVVSRDATQMAACQTSLDFIIDCVAAPHDLNPYLATLKTNGRLVLVGIPDQPHDSPNITSMVFRRLSISGSSIGSIQETQEMLNFCGEHNITADIEMIGGEDIEAAFARMLKGDVKYRFVIDMQATRW